CAACACCAGCGCTGATATTGTGAAACTGTTCTTCACCATCCAATAAATATTAGTGTCCTGTGTTAGTTCATGtggcattttttttctctctctcttcccctccaccccccattcaGGTTTTCCTAGGACACTGGTGCAAGCTGAAGCACTTGACAGAATCTGTGAACTGGATCTAGTGATCAATTTAAATATCCCATTCGAGACGCTAAAAGATCGTCTAAGCGCTCGTTGGATTCACCCAGCTAGTGGAAGAGTGTATAATATGGAGTTCAACCCACCTCATGTACATGTAAGAGAATTTACCACATTAAAGACTAATTTTAACTGGAAAAAATTTAAATCTACTTCTAGATCAGTGAAGATGTCTCCACTCAAGAATGGCTTAttagtctttttaaaaacattagggGGAGAAATCCTGTTCTACTCTAATAAGTACTGAATGCATGGGAGTTGAATTCTTCTTGCTAGATAAGTTTTAGAAAACTAGTTAGGTTTTTCATGCTTGGGGGCCTTAAGAGGACAGCTGAAGATTGTGTGCTAGGCTGTTTCCAATCAGACAAGATTTATTTAGGAAAATAAGATTTATGTTAATCATGGTGTAAGAAAATGTCCTACTATAATTACTGTGATCCAGAATACCACAGTGTTTTATTGTGCAGTCATGGCACAAATGATTATCCTGGGAGTTATGCAAGCTAGCACACAGATGCCATTGTTATCAAGGGAAAATACAAGGTGTTTTACAGTAACTGGTACGAGTGTCATAGATCAATGTTAATTATCCCTTTGCCTCAGATTTTTATCTACTATATATATTGTAGTAAGTAAAGTGTCTTTCAGTGATATCATCTTACATGAATGCAAGTTCTTTATAGCTGGCCAAATTCTATCCTCCGTTACACCCATGCAACCCCCATGGCTCACTGTGTGGCACTGGTTTAATCTGGCACAGTGTTCATGATGTATTGTTTGTCTTGTACACAGGGGATCGATGACATCACGGGTGAACCATTAATCCAACGGGAAGATGATAAACCTGATGCTGTTGCTGCTAGGCTAAGAAAATACAAAGATGCTGCAAAGCCAGTAATAGAATTATATAAGTGAGTTTGAACGCACACAAGTAATACGGACCGTGCCTGTAAAAATAAGTGCTAAGTTTTCATCTCCACAAGTCTGTTCTTGGCTTGCTCAGGGATATCTTGAGGTGGCCTCTCCCAAGTAAAATTGCGTATGTGTTAAGATTTTTGCCTGGCTGTAATCAGCAGCCATATGCTATACCTTTTGGGGCTGGATTCAGGGCCCCACTCGAGTGGCATATGGCAAGCGTAAAGAGCTGCAGTGGGCCAAAGAACTCTCCCAGGGCAGGAGCAGTGTAGGGGTAGTGGAAGAGGTGAGGCCGGGAGCAGAAATACCTGTTGTGCTCGCTGCTACGGGGATTCTGGGCTGCAGAGCAGCCCTGGTGAAGCTGCCTTAAATTAGAACACACCCCAGGGCTGCTGTACCTTATGCCAAGGCCTGTTTCAAGCCCTACAGTAGCCCAGACCTCAGGCAGTGAGATGTGATTCCTTTGCctttctttctcctctgctgcCACTGGTTAGCTAGATTCTgtgctctctcctctttcttttcagcCCAAAGCAGAGCCTTCCTTGGGTTCAGCTCAGGGGATGAGGCTAATTTtgctgttaaatttaattataggGGGATTCACCATTTCTCTGTTATGCTTAATCTGCTGTGTAAGGACAGTTGACTCTTTTAAGTGTACATAGTGTTGTGTTTAGAAAGTGCAGTGTAAATGATAAAGAATACAAATTATTACGCATGTGCCTCTAAGAGAATAGAATTGTATGTGTGGTTTttaatctagattttttttttttttttttaaaggagctttCTGTCTagctccccctttttttttttttttttttaatcacctcaGCTGTCAGCTTTAGATTGTGCTGGTGGAATCGCATGATTGAAATAGCCGTGTATCTGTAAGCAGGTGTTTATGAGAGGAATTGTGATCTATTGACTGGAGCACAGAGATGgagccatctgtaaaatggaaagatCCCCACCTGTCTCTTAAGGATGCTGTGTGTTTGATTGAAGCTGGaagattttaaaattaacatttctgATTCTTTTAACTTCTTTAGGTAGAGCCTCTCAAAGCACTGGACAGTGAGAAAGAGAAAAGCTTAGagacacaacaaaacaaaacctgtgCATAAAAGTGTAGCAGAAAATCAGTTTTAAGACTCCAGATAAATGGAGGTTAGTTACTTACTGGCAGCATGTTCCAGGCACAAAGACCACAACAGCTTTCTTTAAGAGTTAAAACAGACTcatgaattatttgtattgtggtagtgcctcggagccccagtcatgggccaggacgcctttgtgctaggcgctgtacaaacacaacaaagaTGGTCTCttgtcccaaggagcttacaatctaagtataagatgagaAACAACAGATGGGTATGGTGTCAGCATGCTAGGCAGTgttctcagcacaccagctgccttcAAATGCAGTTTTATCTCGTGAACAACAGGGGAAAGTGGAAAGGACTCTCTCAACCCTCCATATTTATACGTGCACTAGCAAACCAGATATTGGTGTACAGCGTACTAAAAAAAGTCTCTCAAGAAGTTTGAAAGAACTTACCCCACTAAAATTTTGAATGTGACTCACCAGGTACAGCTTCCTTCCctgtaatttttttcattttattgttcTGTACCAGTAAACATTTGGAGCCTGATGTAATAGGGCTAATCACACGAGTcagattattcacatgcttaaatattTGTAGGACTGGCTCTTAAGAGAATGTGTTCATGTTCTTGCCTATGCTGTGATTATTTTGGGGCATGTTTTGTTGTAATAGCCGTGCCTTGCTTTCAGCTCTGTGCTAACGATCTAGTGATTGAGACTGAACATTTTAAAGCAATGCAGCATtcagtaacattttaaaagttgaaaTAGTCATGTGGAATGAAAGGGACATGAAATACAAGGGACTGAGGCCCTAAGTCACCCAGGACCTTAAgcgtgtgagtagtcccactgaagcttGTAAAACACGTAAAGTTAAGCCCATGCATTGATAAGTTTGAGGCTAAGGCTTTTACCTTGCAGTTGTTCTTCTGATGACACATCCATTGTAATGTGCTTGGAGATATACTGTAATGAGCAAAGCTGCACTGCAGAGGGACAGACTGGATAAGTCTCTTGTATATAAAATGTAGTACACCCCTGTCCAAGATCCTAGGTACATCCTTGGGCAGGTAGCCCAAACTGCCGCCCTTCCCGCTGCAGCCACCCTGCTCTTTGTAGCACATgtacatctacctgagctgggaattacacctcccagctgcaatgtagacataccctaagtagtgAAGAATCAATGAGTAGATTAGATGAACATTAAGCATAATTGGCTTTTTGTCTCTACTGTAAATTACACAGCGCTTAGCAAAAATTTGACCCGAAACTTGACCTGCAATCCAGAATGGTTATTCGAGAGCTTAGGCTACATTCATTTTCGTTGGTTTTGCTCCTTTGCATGTGAAGGCAAGGGATCATAGACACTGCATAGTCCTAATGTGTTCCAGAATTTTCAATCCATTATACTGATTTCTAATCTTAATTATATTTTTCAGGAGCAGAGGTGTCCTACACGCATTTTCTGGGACAGAGACCAACAAAATCTGGCCTTATGTTTACACTCTGGTTTCCAGCAAGATCCGGCCTGTCAATTCCAAAGAAGCTGATTAACCATCTTATGTAGAGGATCAAGAATTTAATATGGTGGttcattttgtttctctgtgCTGTATTGGTGCTATGCCCAGTTAGAGGATAGTACAATGTCTAGAACAACTTCTTGGGTTTACTGGAGTTTACAGTTCTGGAAATGCAGTTACAGCCCGCGTCAGGGTGGAAAAGAACTCTTTCTGTAAAAGGTGAAGTCTGCTGGAATAAATTTTAGTTTTCATGCTATAAAGTATTGCTGATGTGATCCGGGAACCCTAATCAATGATGCAGACTTAGATATACTCTTTGTCAAAAGCGacagagtcccgtggcaccttatagactaacagacgtattggagcacaagctttcgtgggtgaatacccactttgtcagatt
Above is a window of Emys orbicularis isolate rEmyOrb1 chromosome 8, rEmyOrb1.hap1, whole genome shotgun sequence DNA encoding:
- the AK4 gene encoding adenylate kinase 4, mitochondrial produces the protein MASKLLRAVVLGPPGSGKGTVCQRIAESFGLQHLSSGHFLRENIRAKSEVGVLAKQYLERGLLVPDHVITSVMMMELEKKQSQHWLLDGFPRTLVQAEALDRICELDLVINLNIPFETLKDRLSARWIHPASGRVYNMEFNPPHVHGIDDITGEPLIQREDDKPDAVAARLRKYKDAAKPVIELYKSRGVLHAFSGTETNKIWPYVYTLVSSKIRPVNSKEAD